One genomic region from Streptomyces venezuelae encodes:
- a CDS encoding aspartate-semialdehyde dehydrogenase, which translates to MTPKPTLAVVGATGAVGSVMLQMLTHHADVWGEIRLLDTPGAAGSKAAVRGVECEVLALDEDSEESLDGVDLALFLVPEEVAARWAPVAVAKGAVVVDTSAAFRGDPDVPLVVPEVNAHAARVRPRGIVASPGCTTLALIAAVGALHAEFGVAELVVTAQQAASGAGAGQAGVDALRAQIGLVAGGGELGTQPGDVRRAVGENAGPFPGPLALNVLPWSGTAGEDGASSEEERVRDETRRILGLPGLRIAATCLRVPVVSGHSVSVHARFEHPVTVGRAHEVLATSPGVVLYDDPAAGGFPTPADVVGTDPAWVGRVRRSMDDERALDFFVCADNLRKGAALNALQIAESVVTDL; encoded by the coding sequence ATGACGCCGAAGCCGACGCTCGCGGTCGTCGGTGCGACCGGAGCCGTCGGCTCGGTGATGCTCCAGATGCTCACGCACCACGCGGACGTCTGGGGCGAGATTCGCCTGCTCGACACCCCGGGGGCGGCCGGCTCCAAGGCCGCCGTCCGCGGGGTGGAGTGCGAGGTCCTCGCGCTCGACGAGGACTCCGAGGAGTCGCTGGACGGCGTCGACCTGGCGCTCTTCCTCGTGCCCGAGGAGGTGGCCGCCCGGTGGGCGCCCGTCGCCGTCGCCAAGGGAGCGGTCGTCGTGGACACCTCCGCGGCCTTCCGGGGCGACCCGGACGTGCCGCTCGTCGTCCCCGAGGTCAACGCGCACGCGGCGCGTGTGCGCCCCCGGGGCATCGTCGCGAGCCCCGGCTGCACCACGCTCGCGCTGATCGCCGCCGTGGGCGCCCTGCACGCCGAGTTCGGGGTCGCCGAGCTGGTCGTCACCGCCCAGCAGGCGGCGAGCGGCGCCGGTGCCGGGCAGGCGGGCGTCGACGCGCTCCGCGCGCAGATCGGCCTGGTGGCCGGCGGCGGCGAGCTCGGTACGCAGCCCGGCGACGTCCGCCGGGCCGTCGGCGAGAACGCCGGACCGTTCCCCGGGCCTCTCGCGCTCAACGTCCTGCCCTGGTCCGGCACGGCCGGCGAGGACGGCGCCTCCTCGGAGGAGGAGCGCGTCCGGGACGAGACCCGCAGGATCCTCGGGCTGCCGGGGCTGCGGATCGCCGCGACCTGTCTGCGCGTCCCCGTCGTGAGCGGCCACTCCGTCTCCGTCCACGCGCGTTTCGAACACCCCGTCACGGTCGGGCGCGCGCACGAGGTCCTGGCGACCTCGCCGGGGGTCGTGCTGTACGACGATCCCGCGGCGGGCGGCTTCCCCACCCCGGCCGACGTCGTCGGCACCGATCCCGCGTGGGTCGGGCGGGTGCGGCGGTCGATGGACGACGAGCGCGCCCTCGACTTCTTCGTCTGCGCCGACAACCTCCGCAAGGGCGCCGCGCTCAACGCACTGCAGATCGCGGAATCGGTTGTCACGGATTTGTAG
- a CDS encoding SigE family RNA polymerase sigma factor, giving the protein MAEVLDIATIAPLRGAGTAVLPVRSAAVIPVRGSAVRPFGRPRGLGGMPVIAPVPTGSRMRAVDGIPSPRTSAEGDMAAGTTVDHLTETYRAHYRSLLGLAALLLDDTASCEDVVQEAFIRVHSARKRVREPEKTLAYLRQTVVNLSRSALRRRILGLKLLSKPMPDMASAEEGAYDQLERDDLIKAMKGLQRRQREVLVLRYFADMTEAQVAETLGISLGSVKAYGSRGIAALRVAMEANA; this is encoded by the coding sequence GTGGCAGAGGTACTCGACATCGCGACCATCGCTCCGCTGCGCGGCGCGGGCACAGCGGTGCTCCCCGTGCGGAGCGCCGCCGTCATCCCCGTACGCGGCTCCGCGGTCCGTCCGTTCGGACGTCCGCGCGGGCTCGGCGGGATGCCGGTGATCGCCCCCGTGCCCACGGGATCCCGCATGAGAGCGGTGGACGGCATCCCGTCTCCCCGCACGAGCGCTGAAGGGGACATGGCCGCCGGCACCACCGTCGACCACCTGACCGAGACCTACCGTGCCCACTACCGGTCGCTGCTCGGCCTCGCGGCGCTCCTCCTCGACGACACGGCCTCCTGCGAGGACGTCGTCCAGGAGGCGTTCATCCGCGTCCACTCGGCCCGCAAGCGCGTCCGCGAGCCCGAGAAGACGCTCGCCTATCTGCGCCAGACCGTCGTGAACCTCTCCCGGTCCGCGCTGCGCCGCCGCATCCTCGGCCTCAAGCTGCTGTCCAAGCCGATGCCGGACATGGCCAGCGCGGAGGAGGGGGCGTACGACCAGCTGGAGCGGGACGACCTCATCAAGGCGATGAAGGGCCTGCAGCGGCGGCAGCGCGAGGTGCTCGTGCTGCGCTACTTCGCCGACATGACGGAGGCCCAGGTCGCCGAGACGCTCGGGATATCGCTGGGATCGGTGAAGGCGTACGGTTCGCGGGGCATCGCGGCGCTGCGCGTCGCGATGGAGGCGAACGCATGA
- a CDS encoding SURF1 family protein has protein sequence MYRFLRTPRWWGINVFVLLAIPFCVFMGTWQLGKFEDRVDSHQEAEQRPAASSLKAAPLATLLPVDKETSGRSAEARGRFGEQFLVPQRELDGRTGSYVLTLLKTDGGRSLPVVRGWLPAGGKAPAPPAGEVTVVGALQASENPGTKGAHAAGGLPEGQLGMISAAALVNVVTDDVYDAWITLADSPAGLTPVPAEAAAGTSLDVKAFQNLGYTAEWFVFAGFVLFMWFRLVRREAEASRDEALGL, from the coding sequence GTGTACCGGTTCCTGAGAACGCCCCGCTGGTGGGGGATCAACGTCTTCGTCCTGCTGGCGATCCCGTTCTGCGTGTTCATGGGGACCTGGCAGCTGGGCAAGTTCGAGGATCGCGTCGACTCCCATCAGGAGGCCGAGCAGCGGCCCGCCGCGAGCTCGCTGAAGGCCGCCCCGCTGGCCACGCTCCTGCCGGTCGACAAGGAGACGTCGGGGCGGTCCGCCGAGGCGCGCGGCCGCTTCGGGGAGCAGTTCCTCGTCCCGCAGCGCGAGCTGGACGGCCGGACCGGTTCGTACGTCCTGACGCTGCTGAAGACGGACGGCGGCCGGTCGCTGCCGGTGGTCCGGGGCTGGCTCCCCGCGGGCGGGAAGGCCCCGGCCCCGCCGGCCGGCGAGGTCACGGTGGTGGGCGCGCTCCAGGCCTCGGAGAACCCGGGGACCAAGGGCGCCCACGCGGCGGGCGGCCTGCCCGAGGGTCAGCTCGGCATGATCAGCGCGGCGGCCCTGGTGAACGTGGTCACCGACGACGTCTACGACGCCTGGATCACCCTCGCCGACTCTCCCGCCGGTCTCACTCCGGTACCGGCGGAGGCTGCCGCGGGGACGAGCCTGGACGTGAAGGCCTTCCAGAACCTCGGCTACACGGCGGAGTGGTTCGTCTTCGCCGGCTTCGTTCTCTTCATGTGGTTCCGCCTGGTGCGCCGTGAGGCGGAGGCCTCCCGGGACGAGGCGCTGGGCCTCTAG
- a CDS encoding prolyl oligopeptidase family serine peptidase encodes MGVMTESKDFTQIPAWEQTPVWEQRFRAPRVSLPEWAEEAPDRSLFVSNATGTYELYAWDRATGEQRQVTDRPNGTTDGTLSPDGAWIWWFADTDGDEFGVWMRQPFAGGADEPAVPGLDASYPGGLAIGREGTLVIGRSTDEDGSTVHLVRPGAAAPVEIYRHRESAGVGDLSHDGSLIAIEHTEHGDAMHSALRVLRAADASVLAELDDTKGGTEELGLAVLGFAPLAGDSRLLVAHQRRGRWEPMLWDVAAGTETDLRLDLPGDVSAEWYPDGSGLLIVHSFEARSELFRYEIATRALVRVETPAGSVSEATARPDGTVEYLWSSAAQPPVVRSTDGSIVLDPPGPKAPPSVPVEDVWVDGPGGRVHALVQRPAEGEGPFPTVFEVHGGPAWHDSDAFASGPAAWVDHGYAVVRVNYRGSTGYGREWTDALKHRVGLIELEDVGAVREWAVASGLADPARLVLSGGSWGGYLTLLGLGTQPDAWAVGLAAVPVADYVTAYEDEMEALKALDRTLLGGSPEEVPERYAASSPLTYVDAVKAPVHISAGVNDPRCPIRQIDNYVDRLAARDAVHEVYRYDAGHGSLVVEERIKQAALDLAFAAKHLGTS; translated from the coding sequence ATGGGTGTCATGACTGAGAGCAAGGACTTCACCCAGATCCCGGCGTGGGAGCAGACCCCTGTGTGGGAGCAGCGGTTCCGCGCACCACGCGTCTCCCTGCCCGAATGGGCCGAGGAGGCCCCGGACCGCTCGCTGTTCGTCTCCAATGCCACGGGGACGTACGAGCTGTACGCCTGGGACCGGGCCACCGGCGAGCAGCGGCAGGTCACGGACCGGCCGAACGGCACGACGGACGGCACGCTCTCCCCCGACGGCGCGTGGATCTGGTGGTTCGCGGACACCGACGGGGACGAGTTCGGGGTGTGGATGCGCCAGCCGTTCGCGGGCGGCGCGGACGAGCCCGCCGTGCCGGGGCTCGACGCCTCGTACCCGGGCGGCCTCGCCATCGGACGGGAGGGCACGCTGGTGATCGGCCGCTCCACGGACGAGGACGGATCGACGGTCCATCTCGTCCGCCCGGGGGCCGCCGCCCCGGTCGAGATCTACCGGCACCGGGAGTCGGCCGGGGTCGGCGACCTCTCGCACGACGGCTCGCTGATCGCGATCGAGCACACCGAGCACGGGGACGCGATGCATTCGGCGCTGCGCGTGCTGCGCGCGGCCGACGCGAGCGTGCTGGCCGAGCTCGACGACACCAAGGGCGGCACGGAGGAGCTGGGGCTCGCGGTCCTCGGCTTCGCGCCGCTGGCGGGCGACTCCCGGCTGCTCGTCGCGCACCAGCGGCGCGGCCGCTGGGAGCCGATGCTCTGGGACGTGGCGGCGGGCACGGAGACCGATCTGCGGCTCGACCTGCCGGGCGACGTGTCGGCCGAGTGGTATCCGGACGGCTCCGGGCTGCTGATCGTGCACAGCTTCGAGGCCCGCAGCGAGCTGTTCCGGTACGAGATCGCGACGCGCGCCCTGGTGCGGGTGGAGACCCCGGCCGGTTCGGTGTCGGAAGCGACGGCCCGGCCCGACGGGACCGTCGAGTACCTGTGGTCGTCGGCGGCCCAGCCGCCGGTGGTGCGCTCCACGGACGGCTCGATCGTCCTCGACCCGCCCGGCCCCAAGGCGCCGCCCTCGGTGCCGGTGGAGGACGTGTGGGTGGACGGGCCCGGCGGCCGGGTCCACGCGCTCGTGCAGCGTCCGGCGGAGGGCGAGGGGCCGTTCCCCACGGTCTTCGAGGTGCACGGCGGTCCCGCCTGGCACGACAGCGACGCCTTCGCCTCGGGCCCGGCGGCCTGGGTGGACCACGGGTACGCGGTGGTGCGGGTCAACTACCGGGGCTCGACGGGGTACGGCCGGGAGTGGACGGACGCGCTCAAGCACCGGGTCGGTCTGATCGAGCTGGAGGACGTCGGGGCGGTCCGTGAGTGGGCGGTGGCGAGCGGCCTCGCCGACCCGGCGCGCCTGGTCCTCTCCGGCGGCTCTTGGGGCGGTTACCTCACGCTCCTCGGCCTCGGGACGCAGCCGGACGCCTGGGCGGTCGGTCTCGCGGCAGTCCCGGTCGCGGACTACGTCACGGCGTACGAGGACGAGATGGAGGCCCTGAAGGCACTGGACCGGACGCTGCTGGGCGGCTCGCCCGAGGAGGTGCCCGAGCGGTACGCGGCCTCGTCGCCGCTGACGTACGTGGACGCGGTGAAGGCGCCGGTCCACATCTCGGCCGGCGTCAACGACCCGCGCTGCCCGATCCGGCAGATCGACAACTACGTGGACCGGCTCGCGGCCCGGGACGCGGTCCACGAGGTGTACCGGTACGACGCGGGCCACGGCTCGCTCGTCGTGGAGGAGCGGATCAAGCAGGCCGCCCTGGACCTGGCCTTCGCCGCGAAGCACCTGGGGACGTCCTAG
- a CDS encoding class I SAM-dependent methyltransferase: protein MYSPTPEDWREANRARWDERVPIHASSAFYGLDSFRAGKDALRDFELAEVGDVTGRSLLHLQCHIGLDTLSWARHGAAHVVGLDFSEPAVETARSLAADLGLPQDRAAFVAADVYEAAGAVPDNAYDIVYTGGGALNWLPDIERWAETAASLVAPGGFLYVAEFHPLTDSLDDETGTRIVNDYFIREPWVDSAPGTYADLDADTVHNRSVEWVHPIGEVVTAIAKAGLRIEFLHEHDASLYPRYGALQRHEDGYYRFPADRPRIPLMYSIKASRPA from the coding sequence ATGTACTCTCCGACCCCCGAGGACTGGCGCGAGGCGAATCGCGCACGCTGGGACGAGCGCGTCCCGATCCACGCCTCCAGCGCGTTCTACGGCCTCGACTCCTTCCGCGCCGGCAAGGACGCCCTGCGGGACTTCGAGCTCGCCGAGGTCGGTGACGTCACCGGTCGCTCCCTGCTCCACCTCCAGTGCCACATCGGCCTGGACACGCTCTCCTGGGCGCGGCACGGCGCCGCGCACGTCGTCGGCCTGGACTTCTCCGAGCCGGCCGTCGAGACCGCCCGGTCCCTCGCCGCCGACCTCGGGCTCCCGCAGGACCGGGCCGCCTTCGTCGCCGCCGACGTGTACGAGGCCGCCGGGGCCGTCCCGGACAACGCGTACGACATCGTCTACACCGGTGGCGGGGCGCTGAACTGGCTGCCCGACATCGAGCGCTGGGCGGAGACCGCCGCCTCCCTCGTCGCCCCGGGAGGCTTCCTCTACGTGGCCGAGTTCCATCCGCTGACCGACTCGCTCGACGACGAGACCGGCACCCGGATCGTGAACGACTACTTCATCCGCGAGCCGTGGGTGGACTCCGCCCCGGGCACGTACGCGGACCTCGACGCCGACACCGTCCACAACCGCAGCGTGGAGTGGGTGCACCCGATCGGCGAGGTCGTCACGGCGATCGCGAAGGCGGGCCTGAGGATCGAGTTCCTGCACGAGCACGACGCCTCGCTGTACCCCCGCTACGGCGCGCTCCAGCGGCACGAGGACGGCTACTACCGCTTCCCGGCGGACCGCCCCCGGATCCCGCTGATGTACTCGATCAAGGCGTCCCGGCCGGCCTAG
- a CDS encoding DUF6191 domain-containing protein has protein sequence MEFAVFVTLPGLVILLTVVAFADQLLRATGRGKRTGQVSSTGFEQLHATFSQGKQNELKERQSALVMRDDEEDGAPPHHSTVDLKGGRAVIRIASRPAGTP, from the coding sequence ATGGAGTTCGCCGTGTTCGTGACGCTGCCCGGCCTCGTCATCCTGCTGACGGTGGTCGCCTTCGCCGACCAGCTGCTGCGGGCGACCGGGCGCGGCAAGCGCACCGGCCAGGTCTCCTCGACGGGCTTCGAGCAGCTGCACGCGACGTTCTCGCAGGGCAAGCAGAACGAGCTCAAGGAACGGCAGAGCGCCCTCGTGATGCGCGACGACGAGGAGGACGGCGCCCCGCCGCACCACTCGACGGTGGATCTGAAGGGCGGGCGCGCCGTCATCCGGATCGCTTCTAGGCCGGCCGGGACGCCTTGA
- a CDS encoding Lrp/AsnC family transcriptional regulator codes for MHTGESVLGEPDLALIHALQLAPRASWTQLSAVLGPSPDTLARRWDHLTAGGWAWSSLLVARGGDTTLYAWAELECVAGSAEATAIELADDPYTLGVHQVTGDADLVLLVICPDLYALDVYLAGRVRRLPGVLRSRTQVVTRLHNRPYRSRIEQLAPGQVRLLSDVTGGEKRPRPLTRPRTPLTDLDRELVAELAGDARRSAAELARQCDTSESTVRRRLDALMAAGALHQHCLPAPRFSGRPVWALVTADVPPLEVASTVAALTRLRHTMVITSVTGPHNLALAMWLRTVEELHEVTARLVRAAPTLRITGTQVSLRTHKIGAQVLGPDGRRTHHIRPDVTI; via the coding sequence ATGCATACCGGGGAATCCGTCCTGGGGGAACCGGATCTGGCATTGATTCACGCACTGCAGCTCGCTCCGCGCGCCAGCTGGACGCAGCTCTCGGCCGTCCTGGGGCCGAGCCCCGACACGCTCGCCCGGCGCTGGGACCACCTCACCGCGGGCGGCTGGGCATGGAGTTCGCTGCTCGTCGCCCGCGGCGGGGACACCACGCTGTACGCCTGGGCCGAGCTGGAATGCGTCGCGGGCAGCGCCGAGGCGACCGCGATCGAGCTCGCGGACGATCCGTACACCCTCGGCGTCCACCAGGTGACCGGCGACGCCGATCTGGTGCTGCTCGTGATCTGCCCGGACCTCTACGCCCTCGACGTCTACCTCGCGGGCCGGGTGCGACGCCTGCCCGGAGTGCTCCGCTCCCGTACGCAGGTCGTCACCCGGCTGCACAACCGCCCGTACCGGTCGCGGATCGAACAGCTCGCCCCGGGGCAGGTCCGGCTCCTCTCGGACGTCACGGGCGGCGAGAAGCGGCCGCGCCCGCTCACCCGTCCACGGACACCCCTCACGGACCTCGACCGCGAACTGGTCGCCGAACTGGCCGGGGACGCCCGCCGCAGCGCCGCCGAGCTGGCCCGCCAGTGCGACACGAGCGAGTCGACGGTACGGCGCAGGCTCGACGCCCTCATGGCGGCCGGCGCGCTGCACCAGCACTGCCTGCCGGCCCCGAGGTTCTCCGGGCGCCCGGTGTGGGCGCTGGTCACGGCCGACGTCCCGCCCCTTGAGGTGGCCTCGACGGTGGCGGCGCTGACCCGGCTGCGCCACACCATGGTGATCACCTCGGTGACCGGGCCGCACAACCTGGCGCTCGCGATGTGGCTCCGTACGGTCGAGGAACTGCACGAAGTGACGGCAAGGCTCGTACGGGCCGCCCCCACACTGCGGATCACGGGCACCCAGGTCTCGCTGCGCACCCACAAGATCGGGGCGCAGGTCCTCGGCCCGGACGGGCGGCGCACGCACCACATACGGCCCGACGTGACGATCTGA
- a CDS encoding tetratricopeptide repeat protein — MGNPKSPRNTRSFPGSIPGESPGTEPPEAPSQEAELLWGEPVSPDQLTAAEQGYARCGPAERLLWERLSVFEGAFGREAVREVCASGTLPSEEIQAVLDRLAPLALLPVDDLFDGEDGAPRYWMPHPMRAVGARRLTARGDRWVVVLHHRRWCVKLARQAADWWQSGRQIDARNLALRELPDLAAAMDPTTAPLSPNAEADTSVEIAVSLWFLWVACGRVAEGHTRLRHALSLHSGPHPARALWLAAYLELESGRPEDADPLLVQAWAAAVRDGDDRCLGMLAHLRGATALFQGRTREAAAEFREALALMEEHPEFGPSRELCWVALALTLSRTDPEAAQEALDQAVLDTPARQAWTGRDLWADAWAHHARAELLSWDGERERAAEHARRALRAHLHLGTAVGAACAAELLAQMRVMVGRMTSAAHLLGAADLLRASVFEEAYRPAEYCATSRDRSEALLRGLLDDRELRRAYEEGARLGLFALAGEE; from the coding sequence ATGGGGAATCCGAAGAGCCCGCGGAACACAAGGAGCTTCCCTGGCAGTATCCCTGGGGAGTCTCCTGGGACGGAGCCTCCGGAGGCTCCGTCCCAGGAGGCGGAGCTGCTGTGGGGTGAGCCGGTCAGTCCCGACCAACTGACCGCCGCCGAGCAGGGCTACGCGCGCTGCGGCCCCGCCGAACGCCTGCTGTGGGAACGGCTCTCCGTCTTCGAGGGCGCCTTCGGCAGGGAGGCCGTCCGCGAGGTCTGCGCCTCCGGGACGCTGCCCTCGGAGGAGATCCAGGCGGTCCTCGACCGGCTCGCCCCCCTCGCGCTCCTCCCCGTCGACGACCTGTTCGACGGCGAGGACGGCGCCCCCCGCTACTGGATGCCGCACCCGATGCGGGCCGTCGGCGCCCGCCGCCTCACCGCACGCGGCGACCGCTGGGTCGTCGTCCTGCACCACCGGAGGTGGTGCGTGAAACTGGCCCGGCAGGCCGCCGACTGGTGGCAGAGCGGCCGCCAGATCGACGCCAGGAACCTCGCCCTGCGTGAACTCCCCGACCTGGCCGCCGCGATGGACCCGACGACCGCCCCGCTCTCGCCGAACGCCGAGGCCGACACCTCCGTCGAGATCGCGGTCTCCCTGTGGTTCCTGTGGGTGGCCTGCGGGCGGGTCGCCGAGGGCCACACCCGGCTGCGCCACGCCCTCTCCCTGCACTCCGGCCCGCACCCCGCCCGCGCCCTGTGGCTCGCCGCCTACCTGGAGCTGGAATCGGGCCGCCCCGAGGACGCCGACCCACTGCTCGTCCAGGCCTGGGCGGCGGCCGTACGGGACGGGGACGACCGGTGCCTCGGGATGCTGGCCCATCTGCGCGGCGCGACCGCCCTCTTCCAGGGGCGCACACGGGAGGCGGCGGCCGAGTTCCGCGAGGCGCTCGCCCTCATGGAGGAGCACCCTGAGTTCGGGCCGAGCCGGGAGCTGTGCTGGGTCGCGCTCGCCCTGACCCTCAGCCGGACCGACCCGGAGGCCGCGCAGGAGGCCCTGGACCAGGCGGTTCTCGACACGCCGGCCCGGCAGGCCTGGACGGGGCGCGACCTGTGGGCAGACGCCTGGGCGCACCACGCGCGGGCCGAACTCCTCTCCTGGGACGGGGAGCGCGAGCGGGCCGCCGAGCACGCCCGGCGCGCGCTCCGCGCCCACTTGCACCTCGGGACGGCCGTCGGGGCGGCCTGCGCGGCCGAACTCCTCGCCCAGATGCGGGTCATGGTCGGACGGATGACCTCCGCCGCCCATCTCCTCGGCGCGGCCGACCTGTTGAGGGCCTCGGTCTTCGAGGAGGCGTACCGCCCGGCGGAGTACTGCGCGACCTCACGCGACCGCAGCGAAGCGCTCCTGCGGGGGCTGCTCGACGACCGGGAGCTGCGCCGCGCGTACGAAGAGGGCGCGCGTCTGGGCCTGTTCGCCCTGGCGGGAGAGGAGTAG
- a CDS encoding YdcF family protein: protein MIAFVVAAVFLLLFGAGVLRDRRRFGNAVYLGLAVTFFGLGLLAEIDAAPPGVAETVMILVLLVLGLGPFVLAVLLCANGVKMVRKEGRRPANLLSLLAGLGIFGVMGLMAAAVATHSRAVGLIAVTTLLVLGYVSFLFLCFVGYAFLYGRMRLRRDADYVVVLGSGLIGGRRVPPLLASRLDRGREVYETLAARGGDAPVLITSGGQGPDEELPESHAMADYLVERGFPAGAVVREDRSRTTEENMIFSKELMERDRPGSSCVIVTNNFHAFRAALMARRAGVDGQVVGSPTAAYFWPSATMREFVAVFLQYKVVNLGICAALILLGVLAWFVR from the coding sequence ATGATCGCCTTCGTCGTGGCCGCCGTCTTCCTGCTGCTCTTCGGGGCCGGCGTGCTGCGCGACCGGCGCCGCTTCGGCAATGCCGTGTACCTCGGCCTGGCCGTCACGTTCTTCGGGCTCGGCCTCCTCGCGGAGATCGACGCCGCCCCGCCCGGCGTCGCCGAGACCGTGATGATCCTGGTGCTGCTCGTACTGGGCCTCGGCCCCTTCGTGCTGGCCGTGCTGCTCTGCGCGAACGGCGTGAAGATGGTCCGCAAGGAGGGCAGACGCCCGGCGAACCTGCTCTCGCTCCTCGCGGGCCTCGGCATCTTCGGGGTGATGGGCCTGATGGCGGCGGCGGTCGCCACGCACTCGCGGGCCGTGGGCCTGATCGCCGTCACCACGCTGCTCGTCCTCGGCTACGTCTCGTTCCTGTTCCTCTGCTTCGTCGGTTACGCGTTCCTGTACGGGCGGATGAGGCTCCGCCGCGACGCCGACTACGTCGTGGTCCTCGGCTCCGGGCTGATCGGCGGTCGCCGGGTGCCGCCGCTCCTCGCGAGCCGGCTGGACCGGGGCCGGGAGGTGTACGAGACGCTGGCCGCGCGCGGCGGGGACGCACCGGTCCTCATCACCTCGGGCGGGCAGGGCCCCGACGAGGAGCTGCCCGAGTCCCACGCGATGGCCGACTACCTCGTCGAGCGGGGGTTCCCGGCCGGCGCGGTCGTGCGCGAGGACCGCTCGCGCACGACCGAGGAGAACATGATCTTCAGCAAGGAGCTGATGGAGCGGGACCGGCCCGGCTCCTCCTGCGTGATCGTCACCAACAACTTCCACGCCTTCCGGGCCGCGCTGATGGCCCGTCGGGCGGGGGTGGACGGCCAGGTCGTCGGCTCGCCCACCGCCGCCTACTTCTGGCCGTCGGCGACCATGCGCGAGTTCGTCGCCGTCTTCCTCCAGTACAAGGTGGTGAACCTCGGGATCTGCGCGGCGCTGATCCTGCTCGGCGTACTGGCGTGGTTCGTCCGCTGA